One stretch of Halichoerus grypus chromosome 10, mHalGry1.hap1.1, whole genome shotgun sequence DNA includes these proteins:
- the WFDC13 gene encoding WAP four-disulfide core domain protein 13, whose product MKPVLLLQLLLLIHLTPQQVPGSPKEHLMRNILEPPPCRSDPGNCTQFCTLQEDCQNGLQCCSSFCGIVCTLNNNINHDRTRHKNIRNTAQLKRTPKGAGKRTSNKASIQEEKRNNKD is encoded by the exons ATGAAGCCTGTGCTGCTTCTGCAGCTTCTTCTGTTGATTCACTTAACACCACAGCAGGTGCCTGGGAGCCCCAAGGAACATTTGATGA GGAATATCTTGGAACCCCCACCCTGCAGATCGGATCCTGGAAACTGTACTCAATTCTGTACATTGCAGGAAGATTGCCAAAACGGACTTCAGTGCTGTTCTTCCTTCTGTGGGATAGTCTGTACATTAAACAACAATATAAATCATGACAG AACCAGACACAAGAACATAAGAAATACGGCACAACTTAAacgtacacctaaaggagctggaaaaagaacatcaaataaaGCCTCAatccaggaagagaagagaaataataaagattag